In the Sandaracinus amylolyticus genome, GCGGGATGGTCGCGAGCGACGTGCACGGCAAGGAGCACCACGCGCGTGGCTGCTTCGGCGAGCACGTCACGCGCCTCAAGATGCGCGTCGCCGACGGGCGCGTGCTGTGGTGCAGCGACGAGCAGCACGGCGATCTCTTCCGCGCGACGATCGGCGGCATGGGCCTCACCGGGCACATCCTCGAGGTCGAGGTGCGGATGATGCGCATCCCGACCGCGTGGATCCTCCAGGAGAGCCGCCGCGTCGACGACATCGACGACTTCATCGCGCGCCTCAAGGACGCGTCGCATCGCCTGCCCGCGACGATGGGCTGGATCGACCTGCTGACGCGCGGGAAGAACATGGGCCGCGGCACGCTGATGGCGGGCGACTTCGCGTCGCCGGACATCGCACCGAAGCGCTTCCCCAAGCCGCTGCCGCGCGTGACGATGCCCTTCGAGCTGCCGTCGTGGACCGTCGATCGCTGGTCGGTCCGCGCGTTCAACACGGCGTACTACTGGAAGCACCTGCCGCGCGAGATGCACGGCATCGTGCACTGGGAGACGTTCTTCTATCCGCTCGACATGATCCGGCACTGGAACCGGATGTACGGGACGCGCGGGTTCACCCAGTACCAGTGCGTGCTGCCGGACGCCGCAGGGCCGAGCGCGCCGCGTCGCCTCCTCGAGATCCTCACGTCGCGCGGCGGCGCGTCGATGCTCTGCGTGATCAAGAACTGCGGGCCCGAGGGCAAGGGCATCCTCTCGTTCCCGATGCCGGGCACGTCGATCGCGCTCGACATCCCGGTGCGCGACGACACGCAGCAGCTCGTCGACGCGCTCAACGAGTTCGTGCTGCGCGAGGGCGGGCGCATCTACCTCACGAAGGATCAGTTCACGCGCCCCGAGCACTTCCGCGCGATGGAGCCGCGCCTGCCGAAGTTCCAGGAGATCCGCGCGAAGTGGGATCCCGAGCAGCGCATCCGCAGCGCGCAGTCGGTGCGCCTCTTCGGCGACAAGCCCTGAAGGAACGAGAGATGGCGATGGATCAAGGAGCGCGCGGACCGAAGCGCGTCGTGGTGCTCGGCGCGACGAGCGGCATGGGACGCGCGCTGGCGCGACGTATGGCGGCGCGTGGTGATCGACTGCACGTGCTGGGCATCGGCGACGACGAGCTCGCGCGCAGCGTGGCGGACCTCGAGATCCGCGCGGGTGTGCGCTCGGGATCGATCGGATGGTCGCGCTGCGACCTCGAGAAGCCCGAGACGTTCGCGGGCGCGCTCGAGGAGGCGGAGACGAAGCTCGGCGGGCTCGACGTGGTGGTGGTCACCGCGGCGATGTTCGCGGCGCAGGCGGACCTCGAGAGCGACGCGAAGCTCACGCAGCGGCTGCTGACGATCGACTTCACGAACACCGTGCTCTTCTGCGAGGAGGCGAAGCGTCGTCTGCTCGCGCGCGGTGGCGGCACGCTGTGCGTGTTCAGCTCGGTCGCGGGCGAGCGCGGGCGCAAGCCGGTCGCGCTCTACGGCGCCGCGAAGGCGGGCCTCACGCGCTACCTCGAGGCGCTCGACCACAAGCACCACGCGGAGGGGCTGCGCGTCGTGACGGTGAAGCCCGGGTTCGTGAAGACCGGGATGACGGCGGGGCTGAAGCCGCCGCCGTTCGCCGGTGAGCCCGAGGACGTCGCGGCGCGCGTGGTGCGCGCGGTGGATCGCGGCACGCCCGAGGTCTACGCGCCGGTCGCGTGGGGCCCGATCATGGGCGTGATCCGGCGCCTGCCGCGCTTCGTGATGCGCCGCGTCGGGTTCTGACGACGGGCGGGCGAGCTCGTCGCGGCTGACTCGCGGCTATTCTCGCCGCATGACGTCTCCGGACCTGCTCGCCGAAGCGCGCGCACTCACTCGTCCTTGCCTCCATCTCCGGCCCGAGTCGCCCGGCGCACTCGTCGCGGTGTTCTACGGGGATGCGGGATTCGACGACGCCGGCGATGACGACCCCGGAGAGATCCCGTGGATCACGGTCGATCTCTCCGCGCATCCCGACACGCGCGTGGCGCGCGATGCGTGCCTCGAGGTGCGCGCCGACATCGGCTCGGGGCGCGGCAGCGCGGCGCTGGCGCCGCTCGGCGCTCTGCAGGGCGAGCACGGTCGCGGTGTCCCTCTGCGCGCCACCCCGAGCCGAGAAATGCCTCCGCTCGACGCGCTCTTCATCGAAGGCGGCGATGCGATCGGCACGTGGCTGGACGGCCTCGGCTGGAAGCGCGAATGGGGGATGAACGACAACTTCCGCGATCTCGAGACCGCGTACGCGTACGAACGGGCGTGGAGCGCGAACCACGCGCTCTGCGGCACGAACGACGCTTGGGCGCAGCTCGGCGGGTGGCCTCTCACTTGGCCCGACGAGCCGTATCGCGCGCAACGAAAGGCGATCCTCGTGCTGCGTACCTACCGCGCGAGCGAGCCGTGGATCGAGGTCCTGCAGATGCCGGACGGCAAGCACATCGTCCGCGCACGCATCACGTGATGCAGTCGCGTGGCGACTGCCGGGCCGGCGCGTCGGGTTCTGATTCTGATCAGTCGTCGATGTTGCAGCCGGGGGCGGCGGCGCAGCCTTCGATCGCGTCCATCGCGAGCGCTGCGTCGACGCCGTCGGTGCCGGCGAGCGAGCAGTCGATCGCGTTGCGGCTCGCGCCCGTGAGCTGGGCGATCTGCGCGACGACGCACGCCTCGAACTGCTCGACGGTCACGGCGCACGCGTCGTCGAAGTGATCCTCGGTGCAGTCGACGTCGCTCTCGTACGCGGCGGTGGGCAGGCACGCGTCGACCTCGGTCTCGCACGCCGCGGGCGTCTCCGCGTCACCGAGGAGCGCGAGCTCGGTGCAGTGGAAGCGACGTGCGTCGTCGCGCGCGGTCTCGGTCTCGGCGTACTCGACGAAGCGCTCGCACAGCGTGCGGGTCTCGTTCGCGTCGAGGCTGCCGAGCGTGCGTGACCCCTCGAGCCCCGAGGCGAGCGGCGTGGTCTGCGAAGGCTCGCCGCCGCAGGCCGAGGCGAGCACGAGGATGGCGAAGATCGAAGCGCGCGACATGTGAAGCTCTCCCTGGAGTCGCCACGGCATCACGCCGTGACGCATTCGGGCAGAGCACGGCACGTGCCGCTGTATGTGCGCGAGATCACCGCCGAATCAGACAGGCCGTTCTGCGCCACTGTGGTGCGAGCCTCACGCCCCAGAACGCGAGCGGCGCGCGAGAGGGCCTCTCTCGCGCGCCGCGTCGGGAGCTCGTGATCCGGAAGCTCAGCTCTCGCCGATGCCGCGGAGGAACTCTTCCGCCTCGCTCAGCTCGCCGTCCTCGATGCGCGCGCGACGCGCCCAGAGCACGGCCTTCTGGTGGTCGCCCGCGCGATGCGCGATCTGCGCCTGCCGCAGGAACGCGACGGCCTTGCTCATCGGGCCGGGCGTCTTCTGCAGCGTCACGACCTTGAGCGCGTTCATCGCGGTGCCGTCGTCGCCGAGCGCCATCGCGAGCTCTGCGAGCTCGGCGGCGATCGCGCCGTTCGTCTTGTCGGACTCGAGCGCGACCTTGAGCCACTCGAGCTGCGTCTGCTGATCGCCGCTCAGCCCCGCGATGCGCGCCATGCGCAGCTGCATCATCGCGAGCGCCGGCGAGCGACGACGGCGCGACGCGCCGATCGCGTTCTGCAGGAGCTCGACGGCCTCGGCGAGCGCGCCCGCGCCGATCATCGCGTCGGAGAGCACGACCACGACGTCCTGCTCGTCCTCCTTGAGCGCCAGCGCCTCGCGCAGCGGCTCGATCGCGCGCGCCGGATCCTGCACCTCGTAGACGAGGAGCTCACCCGCGCGGCGCAGCGCCGCCCAGCGCACCTCGACGTCGCTCGCGCCCGCTGCGTCCGCGAGGAGGATCCCCGCGAGCTCGGCCCACGCCTGCGACTGCTCGTACATCGTGCGGAGCGCGTCGCGCACGCGGCCGTCGGCCGGCTGATCGTGGTGCACTCGCTCGAGGCCGGGACGCGCCTCGTGCGGCGCGCCGATGCGCGTCGCCGCGTCGGCGAGGGCGAGCGCCGCTTCGACCTGCGCCTCGCCCTGCTCGATCTCGACCAGGCGCGCGCAGTGACGCACGACCTCGTCGAAGCGACCGCTCACCGTGTCGATCACGCGCAGCGTGCGCAGCGCCTCGAGATCGCTCGGCTCGCGATCCGCCCACTCCGCGAGCACGTCGCGCGAGCGCGCCGCGTCGCCGTTCTCCTGGAGCACCGACGCGAGGCGCATCGTGAGCGGGCGCTCCGAGTCGCGATCGACCTCGCGGCGACGGCGCTCGAGCGCGTCGATCAGCTCGGCGTAGGTCGAGCGTGCATCGATCGCGTAGGCCTCCTCGAGGTCGGCGATCGCTCCGTCGCCCTCGCCGCTCTGCAGGCGCAGCGTCGCGCGCATGCGGAGCAGGTGCGCGCGCGACGAGTCGGCCTCGGCGTGCGCCTCGAGCGCGCCGCCGACGTCGGCCGCGGCCTCGTCGGGGCGACCACACGCGAGCAGCGCGGCGACGAGCTCGCCGAGCACCGTGAGGCTGCCGGGCGAGAGCTGCTGCGCCTGGCGCAGGATCTCCGCGGCGCGCTCGGGCATGTCGAGGCGCTGCGTGTAGAGCGTCGCGGCCTCGCGGAAGCGCGCGACCGCCGCGCTCGGATCGCTGCGGTGCGCGGCGTCGTAGGCGATGGTGTCGGCCAGGCCCGCGAGGTCACCGCGATCGGAGTGCCACGCCTCGAGGCGCGCGCGGAGCGCATCGCTGGCAGGCATGGCGCGGAACCCGAGGTCGAGCGCGCGGCCCACGCCTTCGCCGTCCTCGAGAAGCGCGTAGACGTCGGCGAGCTCGAGCGCGAGCGTCGCCGCGCTCTCGCCGGTGCTCACCGCGAGCAGCCGCTCCATTAGCGCGGCGCGATCGTGCGAGTCGTCGCCGTCACCGTGGAGCGTGAGCATCGCGCGCAGGAGCGGCGCGTCCTCGGGCGCCCACTCGAGGCCCTGGCGATAGAGATCGCGCGCGTCCTCGCGACGTCCCGCCGACTCGAGCAGCCCGCCCATGCGCAGCGCGAGCGCCGCGATCGCGACGGTGTCCGAGCGATCGCGAGCGCGATCGAGCTGGCGCTGCAGCAGCTCGGCGAGCTCCTCGTGGCGCCCGTCGCGCTCGAAGAGATCGGCGAGGCGCTGCGCGGCGCCGAGATGATCGGGATCCTCGTCGAGCACCGCGCGGAGCACGTCCACGCCGTCCTGCTCGGCCTTCACGATGTCGAGCAGGAAGGCCGCGTGCGCCATGCGCAGCTCGTTGCGATCGCCCGGATCGAGCAGCGCGTCGAGGAGCGTCGCGATCGCGGCGTCGAAGCCCGCGCGGTCGCGCAGCTTGCCGTGCACCTCCGCGAGCGGGCCCCAGAGAGCGCGATCGTTGGGCTCGCTCTCGAGGAGACGACGATAGGTCGCGGCCGCGAGCGCGAGATCCCCGCCGGGCTGCGACGCCGCCTCCGCGACCTCGCGCCACAGCGAGCGCGCGCGGTCGACGTCGCCCGCGCTCTCCGCGGCCTCGGCCGCGACGCGGCGCCACTCGAGCGCGCCCGGGACGTCGCCCGCATCGATGCGGCGCATCGCGAGCGCCATCGGGATCCACAGCTCGCCGGCGAGCCCGTCCGCACTCGCGCGAGCGACCTCGATGCCGCGCCGCAGGAGCGCCTCGGCGCGCGCCCCGTCGATCGAGATCGCGACGTCGATCGCCTCGCGCACCTCGTCGATCGTCGCGCCCTCGCGCGCCGTCTTGATCTCGAGCATGTCGAGGAGCAGCGCCGCATCACCGCTGCCACGCGCAGCGCGCTCGTAGAGCACGAGCACTCCGTCGTGCGCCGGGAACGCGCGCGCCGCCGCGTTCAGGATGCGTGCGCCTCGCGCGTGATCGGGCTTCTTCGCGAGCGCCTCGGAGAGCGTCGCGATGCCGCTCTCGAGCGTCTCCGCCTCGGCGAGCTCGACCTCGGCGATGCGATAGAACGCCTCGACCTTCGCGTCCTCGGGGATCGAGTCCTCGGCGCCGAACGACGAGGTGTCGACACCCGCCGCGACGAGGCGGCGCAGCACGCGGATCTCCTCGACGTGATCGCCACGCGCCGACGCGACACGCGCGAGCGCGCGCCACGCGTCGAGGGTGCGCGCGCCGAGGTCCTCGACGCGCTGGTAGAGCTCGCTCGCGGTCGCGAGATCGCGAAGCTCGCGCTCCGTGA is a window encoding:
- a CDS encoding SDR family NAD(P)-dependent oxidoreductase; the encoded protein is MDQGARGPKRVVVLGATSGMGRALARRMAARGDRLHVLGIGDDELARSVADLEIRAGVRSGSIGWSRCDLEKPETFAGALEEAETKLGGLDVVVVTAAMFAAQADLESDAKLTQRLLTIDFTNTVLFCEEAKRRLLARGGGTLCVFSSVAGERGRKPVALYGAAKAGLTRYLEALDHKHHAEGLRVVTVKPGFVKTGMTAGLKPPPFAGEPEDVAARVVRAVDRGTPEVYAPVAWGPIMGVIRRLPRFVMRRVGF
- a CDS encoding FAD-binding oxidoreductase, which translates into the protein MANGNGSGLSMIEGWGGIGVPGRELRSENLERVTERAVLSRGLGRSYGDSSLPPASVGEVVNTTLADRLLAFDEETGLMRAEAGLSLFALNRIFLPRGWFVPVTPGTQFVTLGGMVASDVHGKEHHARGCFGEHVTRLKMRVADGRVLWCSDEQHGDLFRATIGGMGLTGHILEVEVRMMRIPTAWILQESRRVDDIDDFIARLKDASHRLPATMGWIDLLTRGKNMGRGTLMAGDFASPDIAPKRFPKPLPRVTMPFELPSWTVDRWSVRAFNTAYYWKHLPREMHGIVHWETFFYPLDMIRHWNRMYGTRGFTQYQCVLPDAAGPSAPRRLLEILTSRGGASMLCVIKNCGPEGKGILSFPMPGTSIALDIPVRDDTQQLVDALNEFVLREGGRIYLTKDQFTRPEHFRAMEPRLPKFQEIRAKWDPEQRIRSAQSVRLFGDKP